A window of the Dunckerocampus dactyliophorus isolate RoL2022-P2 chromosome 19, RoL_Ddac_1.1, whole genome shotgun sequence genome harbors these coding sequences:
- the rps6kc1 gene encoding ribosomal protein S6 kinase delta-1 isoform X1, translated as MISQRDHLFDIGDFARFYTVTDPTKHQKGYTVYKVTATIISRKNPEDVQEITVWKRYSDFRKLHHHLWQLHKNVCSQSELFPPFAKAKVFGRFDDSVIEERRQCSEDLLQFSANIPALYSSQHIQDFFKGGEVHDGSELVGPVEPFVDFLADTLSDCSSDVQRDVSGTEDLTTTSEYGGLSSDRDLTSSAVDTDSLAELDDGMASGRTSPNQPQGGGASISSSSSSPRLPSLHDRRTPSPAPASSSPAPKPEVSWPGRRSLFSKKSGSSKEKVKSDYLDKAGELIRVAAQKEKDQDYQAAFSFYRSGVDLLLQGVQGEASPKRREAVKKKTAEYLMRAEQISCQHLRSNMGQGSTQTVMIGTQCCASSSRGSQRSPSEDLRVYRVLGVIDKVLLVMDKRTQETFVVKGLRKSSDCARIKKTIIPRSVPHMVQLMKLIDSEDTVFLLLQHAEGGKLWSHIGKYLRNSSLDESLDIPFIQKSHTAAVYSPQYPVLHLGVDSAASCGPGPVAGSDSVAELQKDTKDVAASPWKSKLSSRLSKKASEEECTNSYLTLCNEYEQEKVEPDELEEEEDMKSEQEVSLDVPTGTATTSSRSRSLLSNDSLSSPVSCQEFGFFTDSSDKNGQRHDSNGQDLGEVFSALPSPAGPLPLDQSKHTPMEFFRIDSKDSASEVTCLDWGEQASSHKQPRLFFMSDLGSEVVEDLPELAQEVKGHGAHLWGLDYSDKGSTESVPVISFKEAVVEDEGHPPDLLVNLPGMSGAVADSQQEELETPMLCLDLDATTSPQRSIQPDVLQRPSQPEEEEEQRPSSLCATDASSSALTSLWDDYSSTFGQKDTETMAVEPSCLNNDPLVDADSLSVKCPTAPTESQACATLDVDVESSTISPNRVSEGFDKEVSRLFAELDQLSLAVSQARIPEAFVRCWAVEMVTALDSLHQVGIICRDLNPNNILLDHQGHVQLTYFCSWSDVEESCDKEACTNMYAAPEVGGISEETAACDWWSLGAILYELLTGTSLLQCHPAGIGHHTALSIPESVSEEARSLLEQELETATNQLAPNLFFLNLRSQKRKENFFSTFSCWTCHS; from the exons ATGATATCGCAGCGGGACCACCTCTTTGACATTGGGGATTTTGCTCGTTTTTATACAGTCACGGACCCCACGAAACACCAGAAAGGCTACACAGTGTACAAAGTCACTGCGACG ATCATTTCTCGGAAGAACCCTGAGGATGTCCAAGAG ATAACAGTATGGAAAAGGTACAGTGATTTTCGCAAACTTCATCACCACCTCTGGCAGCTGCACAAGAATGTTTGTAGCCAGTCTGAACTGTTTCCTCCCTTTGCCAAGGCCAAAGTGTTTG GTCGTTTTGATGACTCGGTGATTGAAGAACGGAGGCAGTGCTCAGAGGATCTGCTGCAGTTCTCTGCTAACATACCCGCTCTGTACAGCAGTCAGCACATCCAGGACTTCTTCAAG GGAGGGGAGGTCCACGACGGCTCAGAGCTCGTTGGACCGGTGGAGCCCTTCGTCGACTTCCTGGCTGACACTTTGTCCGACTGCAGCTCGGATG TTCAAAGAGACGTCAGTGGTACAGAAGATTTGACTACCACGTCGGAGTATGGCG GCCTGTCCAGTGACCGCGACTTGACCTCCTCGGCTGTGGACACCGACTCTTTGGCTGAGCTAGATGATGGCATGGCCTCGGGCCGCACCTCCCCGAACCAGCCACAGGGGGGAGGCGCCAGcattagcagcagcagcagcagtcctCGCTTGCCCTCCCTGCACGATCGCCGCACTCCATCTCCTGCCCCTGCTTCCAGTTCCCCTGCCCCTAAGCCAGAGGTCAGCTGGCCCGGCCGAAGGTCGCTTTTCTCCAAGAAATCTGGCAGCTCCAAGGAGAAAGTGAAGTCGGACTACCTCGACAAAGCCGGCGAGCTCATTCGTGTGGCCGCACAGAAGGAGAAAGATCAGGACTATCAGGCAGCATTTTCCTTCTACCGCAGTGGAGTGGACCTTCTGCTGCAAGGTGTTCAAG GAGAAGCTAGCCCCAAGCGGCGAGAGGCAGTGAAGAAGAAGACTGCTGAGTACCTGATGCGTGCAGAGCAGATTTCCTGCCAGCATCTTCGCAGCAACATGGGTCAAGGGTCAACACAGACCGTG ATGATAGGCACGCAGTGTTGCGCTTCCAGCAGCAGAGGGAGCCAGCGCAGCCCCTCTGAGGATCTCCGCGTTTACAGGGTGTTGGGTGTCATCGATAAG GTCCTTTTGGTCATGGACAAGAGAACACAGGAGACGTTTGTCGTCAAA GGTTTAAGGAAAAGCAGTGATTGTGCTAGAATCAAGAAGACCATCATTCCCCGCTCCGTGCCCCACATGGTGCAGCTCATGAAGCTCATCGACTCGGAGGACACCGTCTTCCTTTTACTGCAGCACGCCGAGG GTGGAAAACTGTGGTCCCACATTGGAAAATACCTGCGGAATTCCAGTCTAGATGAGAGCTTAGACATTCCTTTCATCCAGAAGAGCCACACAGCAGCTGTATACTCCCCACAATACCCCGTGCTGCACCTGGGCGTGGATTCAGCAGCTAGTTGTGGCCCAGGGCCTGTCGCTGGTTCTGATTCTGTTGCGGAGCTTCAAAAGGACACGAAGGATGTTGCTGCATCTCCTTGGAAAAGTAAGCTCTCTTCCAGGCTTAGCAAAAAAGCCTCTGAGGAGGAGTGCACCAACAGTTATTTAACACTTTGCAACGAGTACGAGCAAGAGAAAGTAGAGCCCGATGAgcttgaggaggaggaggacatgaAGAGTGAACAGGAGGTGTCATTGGACGTACCCACCGGGACGGCCACCACTTCCTCGCGAAGCCGTTCGTTGCTCAGCAACGACAGCCTGTCCTCTCCCGTCAGCTGTCAGGAGTTTGGCTTTTTCACAGACTCGTCTGACAAAAACGGCCAGCGGCATGACAGCAACGGACAGGACCTCGGTGAGGTCTTCAGCGCGCTGCCGTCCCCGGCCGGGCCGCTGCCTCTTGATCAGTCCAAGCACACACCGATGGAGTTTTTCCGTATCGACAGCAAAGACAGCGCCAGTGAGGTGACCTGCCTTGACTGGGGGGAGCAGGCCTCCTCTCATAAACAGCCCCGTCTCTTTTTCATGTCTGACCTCGGCTCTGAGGTTGTGGAGGACCTTCCAGAGCTGGCTCAGGAGGTCAAGGGCCATGGTGCACATCTTTGGGGGTTAGATTATAGCGATAAAGGTTCCACTGAGTCAGTGCCTGTCATTTCTTTTAAAGAGGCGGTAGTAGAGGATGAGGGTCACCCGCCAGACCTTTTGGTCAATCTTCCCGGAATGAGTGGGGCCGTAGCGGACTCTCAACAGGAGGAATTAGAAACACCTATGCTGTGTCTGGACCTTGATGCCACAACCTCCCCTCAAAGGTCGATCCAGCCCGATGTTTTACAGCGCCCCAGCCAgccggaggaagaggaggagcagcgACCTTCATCCTTGTGTGCGACTGATGCATCTTCGTCTGCCTTGACCTCCCTTTGGGATGACTACAGCTCCACTTTTGGACAAAAAGACACAGAGACAATGGCGGTTGAACCTTCATGCCTCAATAATGACCCCTTGGTAGATGCAGACTCACTCAGTGTAAAATGTCCAACAGCCCCAACTGAATCTCAGGCCTGTGCTACACTAGACGTCGATGTTGAATCATCAACAATTAGTCCAAACAGAGTTAGTGAAGGATTCGATAAAGAAGTATCGCGGCTGTTTGCTGAGCTGGACCAGTTGTCACTGGCTGTATCCCAGGCTCGCATCCCGGAGGCGTTCGTCCGATGCTGGGCTGTAGAGATGGTGACAGCGCTGGATTCTCTGCACCAAGTGGGGATCATCTGTAGAGACCTAAACCCCAACAACATCCTGCTAGATCACCAAG GTCATGTTCAGCTTACTTACTTCTGCAGCTGGAGTGATGTGGAGGAGTCCTGCGACAAAGAGGCCTGCACCAATATGTACGCCGCACCAG AGGTGGGAGGCATCAGTGAGGAGACGGCTGCGTGCGATTGGTG
- the rps6kc1 gene encoding ribosomal protein S6 kinase delta-1 isoform X2, with amino-acid sequence MISQRDHLFDIGDFARFYTVTDPTKHQKGYTVYKVTATIISRKNPEDVQEITVWKRYSDFRKLHHHLWQLHKNVCSQSELFPPFAKAKVFGRFDDSVIEERRQCSEDLLQFSANIPALYSSQHIQDFFKGGEVHDGSELVGPVEPFVDFLADTLSDCSSDVQRDVSGTEDLTTTSEYGGLSSDRDLTSSAVDTDSLAELDDGMASGRTSPNQPQGGGASISSSSSSPRLPSLHDRRTPSPAPASSSPAPKPEVSWPGRRSLFSKKSGSSKEKVKSDYLDKAGELIRVAAQKEKDQDYQAAFSFYRSGVDLLLQGVQGEASPKRREAVKKKTAEYLMRAEQISCQHLRSNMGQGSTQTVMIGTQCCASSSRGSQRSPSEDLRVYRVLGVIDKVLLVMDKRTQETFVVKGLRKSSDCARIKKTIIPRSVPHMVQLMKLIDSEDTVFLLLQHAEGGKLWSHIGKYLRNSSLDESLDIPFIQKSHTAAVYSPQYPVLHLGVDSAASCGPGPVAGSDSVAELQKDTKDVAASPWKSKLSSRLSKKASEEECTNSYLTLCNEYEQEKVEPDELEEEEDMKSEQEVSLDVPTGTATTSSRSRSLLSNDSLSSPVSCQEFGFFTDSSDKNGQRHDSNGQDLGEVFSALPSPAGPLPLDQSKHTPMEFFRIDSKDSASEVTCLDWGEQASSHKQPRLFFMSDLGSEVVEDLPELAQEVKGHGAHLWGLDYSDKGSTESVPVISFKEAVVEDEGHPPDLLVNLPGMSGAVADSQQEELETPMLCLDLDATTSPQRSIQPDVLQRPSQPEEEEEQRPSSLCATDASSSALTSLWDDYSSTFGQKDTETMAVEPSCLNNDPLVDADSLSVKCPTAPTESQACATLDVDVESSTISPNRVSEGFDKEVSRLFAELDQLSLAVSQARIPEAFVRCWAVEMVTALDSLHQVGIICRDLNPNNILLDHQGHVQLTYFCSWSDVEESCDKEACTNMYAAPEVGGISEETAACDWWSLGAILYELLTGTSLLQCHPAGIGHHTALSIPESVSEEARSLLEQLLQYNPTERLGAGVAGVDDIKSHPFFAKVDWPK; translated from the exons ATGATATCGCAGCGGGACCACCTCTTTGACATTGGGGATTTTGCTCGTTTTTATACAGTCACGGACCCCACGAAACACCAGAAAGGCTACACAGTGTACAAAGTCACTGCGACG ATCATTTCTCGGAAGAACCCTGAGGATGTCCAAGAG ATAACAGTATGGAAAAGGTACAGTGATTTTCGCAAACTTCATCACCACCTCTGGCAGCTGCACAAGAATGTTTGTAGCCAGTCTGAACTGTTTCCTCCCTTTGCCAAGGCCAAAGTGTTTG GTCGTTTTGATGACTCGGTGATTGAAGAACGGAGGCAGTGCTCAGAGGATCTGCTGCAGTTCTCTGCTAACATACCCGCTCTGTACAGCAGTCAGCACATCCAGGACTTCTTCAAG GGAGGGGAGGTCCACGACGGCTCAGAGCTCGTTGGACCGGTGGAGCCCTTCGTCGACTTCCTGGCTGACACTTTGTCCGACTGCAGCTCGGATG TTCAAAGAGACGTCAGTGGTACAGAAGATTTGACTACCACGTCGGAGTATGGCG GCCTGTCCAGTGACCGCGACTTGACCTCCTCGGCTGTGGACACCGACTCTTTGGCTGAGCTAGATGATGGCATGGCCTCGGGCCGCACCTCCCCGAACCAGCCACAGGGGGGAGGCGCCAGcattagcagcagcagcagcagtcctCGCTTGCCCTCCCTGCACGATCGCCGCACTCCATCTCCTGCCCCTGCTTCCAGTTCCCCTGCCCCTAAGCCAGAGGTCAGCTGGCCCGGCCGAAGGTCGCTTTTCTCCAAGAAATCTGGCAGCTCCAAGGAGAAAGTGAAGTCGGACTACCTCGACAAAGCCGGCGAGCTCATTCGTGTGGCCGCACAGAAGGAGAAAGATCAGGACTATCAGGCAGCATTTTCCTTCTACCGCAGTGGAGTGGACCTTCTGCTGCAAGGTGTTCAAG GAGAAGCTAGCCCCAAGCGGCGAGAGGCAGTGAAGAAGAAGACTGCTGAGTACCTGATGCGTGCAGAGCAGATTTCCTGCCAGCATCTTCGCAGCAACATGGGTCAAGGGTCAACACAGACCGTG ATGATAGGCACGCAGTGTTGCGCTTCCAGCAGCAGAGGGAGCCAGCGCAGCCCCTCTGAGGATCTCCGCGTTTACAGGGTGTTGGGTGTCATCGATAAG GTCCTTTTGGTCATGGACAAGAGAACACAGGAGACGTTTGTCGTCAAA GGTTTAAGGAAAAGCAGTGATTGTGCTAGAATCAAGAAGACCATCATTCCCCGCTCCGTGCCCCACATGGTGCAGCTCATGAAGCTCATCGACTCGGAGGACACCGTCTTCCTTTTACTGCAGCACGCCGAGG GTGGAAAACTGTGGTCCCACATTGGAAAATACCTGCGGAATTCCAGTCTAGATGAGAGCTTAGACATTCCTTTCATCCAGAAGAGCCACACAGCAGCTGTATACTCCCCACAATACCCCGTGCTGCACCTGGGCGTGGATTCAGCAGCTAGTTGTGGCCCAGGGCCTGTCGCTGGTTCTGATTCTGTTGCGGAGCTTCAAAAGGACACGAAGGATGTTGCTGCATCTCCTTGGAAAAGTAAGCTCTCTTCCAGGCTTAGCAAAAAAGCCTCTGAGGAGGAGTGCACCAACAGTTATTTAACACTTTGCAACGAGTACGAGCAAGAGAAAGTAGAGCCCGATGAgcttgaggaggaggaggacatgaAGAGTGAACAGGAGGTGTCATTGGACGTACCCACCGGGACGGCCACCACTTCCTCGCGAAGCCGTTCGTTGCTCAGCAACGACAGCCTGTCCTCTCCCGTCAGCTGTCAGGAGTTTGGCTTTTTCACAGACTCGTCTGACAAAAACGGCCAGCGGCATGACAGCAACGGACAGGACCTCGGTGAGGTCTTCAGCGCGCTGCCGTCCCCGGCCGGGCCGCTGCCTCTTGATCAGTCCAAGCACACACCGATGGAGTTTTTCCGTATCGACAGCAAAGACAGCGCCAGTGAGGTGACCTGCCTTGACTGGGGGGAGCAGGCCTCCTCTCATAAACAGCCCCGTCTCTTTTTCATGTCTGACCTCGGCTCTGAGGTTGTGGAGGACCTTCCAGAGCTGGCTCAGGAGGTCAAGGGCCATGGTGCACATCTTTGGGGGTTAGATTATAGCGATAAAGGTTCCACTGAGTCAGTGCCTGTCATTTCTTTTAAAGAGGCGGTAGTAGAGGATGAGGGTCACCCGCCAGACCTTTTGGTCAATCTTCCCGGAATGAGTGGGGCCGTAGCGGACTCTCAACAGGAGGAATTAGAAACACCTATGCTGTGTCTGGACCTTGATGCCACAACCTCCCCTCAAAGGTCGATCCAGCCCGATGTTTTACAGCGCCCCAGCCAgccggaggaagaggaggagcagcgACCTTCATCCTTGTGTGCGACTGATGCATCTTCGTCTGCCTTGACCTCCCTTTGGGATGACTACAGCTCCACTTTTGGACAAAAAGACACAGAGACAATGGCGGTTGAACCTTCATGCCTCAATAATGACCCCTTGGTAGATGCAGACTCACTCAGTGTAAAATGTCCAACAGCCCCAACTGAATCTCAGGCCTGTGCTACACTAGACGTCGATGTTGAATCATCAACAATTAGTCCAAACAGAGTTAGTGAAGGATTCGATAAAGAAGTATCGCGGCTGTTTGCTGAGCTGGACCAGTTGTCACTGGCTGTATCCCAGGCTCGCATCCCGGAGGCGTTCGTCCGATGCTGGGCTGTAGAGATGGTGACAGCGCTGGATTCTCTGCACCAAGTGGGGATCATCTGTAGAGACCTAAACCCCAACAACATCCTGCTAGATCACCAAG GTCATGTTCAGCTTACTTACTTCTGCAGCTGGAGTGATGTGGAGGAGTCCTGCGACAAAGAGGCCTGCACCAATATGTACGCCGCACCAG AGGTGGGAGGCATCAGTGAGGAGACGGCTGCGTGCGATTGGTG